In Paralcaligenes sp. KSB-10, the following are encoded in one genomic region:
- the lipB gene encoding lipoyl(octanoyl) transferase LipB: MTLHKWWPRPAEYLEVWQAMQAFTEARDAQSADEIWLVEHSPVYTLGQAGKPEHILDSGSIPIVQSNRGGQVTYHGPGQVVAYCLVDLRRMGIYVKEYVEMLEDVVLGVLGELGVAGACRKSGAPGVYVPMADEAGELAKIAALGIKVRKGCAYHGIALNVAMDLSPFLGINPCGYEGLRTVDLSACGVDVSLGRVGDLLAGRLSDSFEAYCKTSHSV; encoded by the coding sequence ATGACACTACATAAATGGTGGCCGAGGCCGGCCGAGTATCTTGAGGTCTGGCAGGCCATGCAGGCCTTCACCGAGGCGCGCGATGCACAGTCGGCCGATGAGATCTGGCTGGTGGAGCATTCTCCGGTCTATACCCTGGGCCAGGCGGGCAAGCCTGAGCATATTCTGGACAGCGGGTCGATTCCCATAGTTCAGTCGAATCGCGGCGGGCAGGTTACGTATCACGGGCCGGGGCAGGTTGTGGCGTATTGTCTGGTGGATCTGCGGCGCATGGGTATTTATGTCAAAGAGTACGTGGAGATGCTCGAGGATGTGGTGCTGGGGGTGCTGGGGGAACTGGGCGTGGCCGGGGCCTGCCGCAAGTCTGGAGCGCCGGGGGTGTATGTGCCTATGGCGGACGAGGCGGGCGAGCTTGCCAAGATTGCCGCGCTGGGCATCAAGGTTCGCAAGGGTTGTGCTTATCATGGCATAGCGCTTAATGTGGCTATGGATTTGTCGCCTTTCCTGGGGATCAATCCGTGTGGGTATGAGGGTTTGCGGACTGTGGATTTAAGTGCTTGCGGGGTTGATGTGTCACTTGGACGGGTTGGCGATCTGCTGGCTGGGCGCTTAAGCGACTCTTTCGAGGCTTATTGCAAGACGTCTCACTCTGTTTAG
- a CDS encoding D-amino acid aminotransferase, translated as MIPDVDNESIVYLNGEYVRLGDAKISVLDRGFIFGDGIYEVVPAYKGKPFRMNGHLARLERSLKSIGIELDWSRSDWEKLVHDMLKRSALDDSMVYIQITRGVAKRDHAFPKNATPTVFCMVSPFKRPSAELRDQGLTAVGVPDVRWLHCEIKSVSLLGNVLAKQQAVEAGVDEVLQFRDGNLSEGASCNIWMVKNGVLAAPVRNNLILEGIRYGFLEELAKDAGVPFESRQVSQQEVEQADELMMSSATKEVLPIVTYNGKPVGSGKPGAVYAKLRAGYDKAIAAL; from the coding sequence ATGATTCCAGATGTCGATAACGAAAGTATTGTTTATTTGAACGGCGAGTATGTGCGCCTGGGAGACGCCAAGATTTCGGTGCTCGACCGCGGCTTTATTTTCGGCGATGGCATCTACGAAGTCGTGCCGGCCTACAAGGGCAAGCCTTTTCGCATGAACGGGCATCTGGCGCGCCTGGAACGCAGCCTGAAGTCTATCGGCATCGAGCTGGACTGGTCGCGCAGCGACTGGGAAAAACTGGTGCACGACATGCTGAAGCGCTCAGCGCTTGATGACAGCATGGTGTACATACAGATCACGCGCGGCGTGGCCAAGCGCGATCATGCTTTCCCTAAAAATGCGACGCCTACTGTCTTCTGTATGGTATCGCCGTTCAAGCGCCCCAGCGCGGAATTGCGCGACCAGGGGCTTACCGCCGTTGGCGTGCCCGATGTGCGCTGGCTGCATTGCGAGATCAAGTCGGTGTCTTTGCTGGGCAATGTGCTGGCCAAGCAGCAGGCGGTCGAGGCCGGGGTCGACGAAGTGCTGCAGTTTCGCGACGGCAATTTATCCGAGGGCGCTTCGTGCAATATCTGGATGGTGAAAAACGGTGTCCTGGCCGCGCCGGTGCGCAACAACCTGATTCTTGAAGGCATACGCTACGGTTTTCTCGAAGAGCTGGCCAAGGACGCGGGGGTTCCCTTCGAGTCGCGCCAGGTTTCGCAGCAGGAAGTCGAGCAGGCCGATGAGCTGATGATGTCTTCGGCCACCAAAGAGGTCCTGCCTATCGTTACGTACAACGGCAAGCCGGTGGGCAGTGGCAAGCCGGGTGCCGTCTATGCGAAATTGCGGGCGGGGTACGACAAGGCCATCGCTGCGCTATAA
- a CDS encoding enoyl-CoA hydratase — protein MSISGQSLLLADRVDGVVTLTLNRPDQYNALSEELLGELQRNLDAIAGDNELRCVVLAAAGRAFCAGHDLKQMRSRPDQAYYEELFARCGRVMQSLVALPVPVIAKVQGTATAAGCQLVASCDLAVAADTAKFAVSGINVGLFCSTPAVALSRNVPIKKAFEMLVTGRFISSSEAVDNGLINKAVAPEQLDVTVAALVQTICSKSPVAVRTGKAMYRRQHGMSLGDAYDYAGKIMAQNMMADDAGEGIDAFMQKRPPVWKGC, from the coding sequence ATGTCGATATCAGGACAATCTTTATTGCTGGCCGATCGGGTCGATGGGGTGGTGACGCTGACGCTGAATCGGCCGGATCAATATAACGCTTTGTCCGAAGAGCTGTTGGGTGAATTGCAGCGCAATCTGGATGCGATCGCGGGCGACAATGAGCTGCGCTGTGTGGTCCTGGCGGCGGCGGGCAGGGCGTTTTGCGCCGGCCATGATTTGAAGCAGATGCGCTCCCGGCCCGATCAGGCATATTACGAGGAGTTGTTTGCGCGCTGCGGGCGTGTGATGCAAAGCCTGGTGGCGCTGCCGGTGCCGGTTATCGCCAAGGTGCAGGGCACGGCTACCGCGGCGGGTTGTCAGTTGGTCGCCAGTTGCGATCTGGCGGTGGCGGCCGATACGGCCAAGTTTGCTGTGTCGGGTATTAATGTCGGGCTGTTTTGTTCGACGCCGGCGGTGGCTTTGTCGCGCAATGTGCCTATCAAGAAGGCCTTCGAAATGTTGGTGACGGGCCGTTTCATAAGCAGTTCCGAAGCCGTTGACAATGGCCTGATCAACAAGGCGGTGGCGCCCGAACAGCTTGATGTGACCGTGGCCGCGCTGGTGCAGACCATTTGTTCGAAAAGTCCGGTGGCGGTGCGCACCGGCAAAGCCATGTACCGTCGGCAGCATGGCATGAGCCTGGGGGATGCCTACGATTATGCGGGCAAGATCATGGCGCAGAATATGATGGCCGATGATGCCGGCGAAGGTATCGATGCCTTCATGCAGAAGCGCCCGCCCGTGTGGAAGGGGTGTTGA
- a CDS encoding biotin--[acetyl-CoA-carboxylase] ligase, whose translation MSSASIPLLPTPEQMAASLRAALPNFKQVQWVDSTSSTNADLLAKARRGGHHLARPWLLGAHLQEGGRGRAGRTWQNRAGANLMFSCAFDVFLPPKQLPTLSPLAGVAACEALRSLIEPAHQTRLVMKWPNDVHWQFAKLAGILVEITRASTSKLAADHHVAIVGIGINLEDARALSQSLNRQVADWSEVTAQDAQAAAASASTMVAAIAHAWYASFNAAIREGFDALPARYAQVDALAGQHVNVLDDGRIIHAGIACGINTFGQLLVRTADGDKPISVGEISVRAQT comes from the coding sequence ATGTCATCAGCGTCGATTCCCCTCCTGCCCACGCCGGAACAGATGGCCGCCAGTCTGCGGGCGGCCTTGCCCAATTTCAAACAAGTGCAGTGGGTGGACAGCACCTCCTCGACCAACGCCGACCTGCTTGCCAAGGCGCGCCGCGGGGGCCATCACCTGGCCCGGCCCTGGCTGCTGGGCGCGCACCTGCAAGAAGGCGGCCGCGGCCGGGCCGGCCGAACCTGGCAGAACCGCGCCGGCGCCAACCTGATGTTTTCCTGCGCGTTCGATGTATTCCTGCCGCCCAAGCAACTGCCCACGCTTTCGCCGCTGGCCGGCGTGGCCGCCTGCGAGGCCTTGCGCAGCCTGATCGAACCTGCGCACCAAACCCGCCTTGTCATGAAATGGCCCAACGACGTGCATTGGCAATTTGCCAAGCTGGCGGGCATTCTGGTCGAAATCACCCGGGCCAGTACCTCGAAGCTGGCGGCCGATCACCATGTTGCCATTGTCGGCATCGGCATCAATCTTGAAGACGCCCGGGCGCTCAGCCAATCCCTGAACCGGCAGGTCGCCGACTGGTCGGAAGTCACGGCCCAGGACGCGCAGGCGGCCGCAGCCTCGGCATCGACCATGGTTGCCGCAATCGCCCACGCCTGGTACGCCAGTTTCAACGCCGCCATACGAGAGGGGTTCGACGCCCTGCCGGCGCGCTACGCCCAGGTCGACGCCCTGGCCGGCCAGCATGTCAACGTACTGGACGACGGGCGCATTATCCACGCAGGCATCGCCTGCGGCATCAATACCTTCGGCCAGTTGCTGGTGCGCACTGCAGATGGCGACAAGCCCATCTCGGTGGGCGAAATCTCGGTGCGGGCGCAAACATGA
- a CDS encoding alpha/beta hydrolase — MSVNVKNTVFKGLAGAIDCALDWPDGPARGWALVLHPHPLHGGARDNKIVTTIARACVQHGLVAVRPNFRGVGASAGEFDRAVGETADMHELVGQFELAYPELAAGKWVLAGFSFGTSVAAQLYSGVAEQAGKTPDALMLIGSAVERFKFREVRIPDDTFLIHGEVDEVVPLSEAMDFARVRGLPVVVVPDATHFFHGRLITLKQLLQQRLAIL; from the coding sequence ATGTCTGTGAACGTCAAAAATACGGTATTCAAGGGTTTGGCCGGGGCCATCGACTGCGCCCTCGATTGGCCCGATGGGCCTGCGCGCGGCTGGGCGCTGGTCTTGCATCCGCACCCTTTGCATGGCGGGGCGCGCGACAACAAGATCGTGACCACGATTGCACGCGCCTGTGTGCAGCACGGCCTGGTGGCCGTACGCCCCAATTTCCGTGGTGTTGGCGCTTCGGCTGGTGAATTCGACCGGGCCGTGGGTGAAACCGCCGACATGCATGAGCTTGTCGGGCAGTTCGAACTGGCCTACCCCGAGCTGGCCGCCGGCAAGTGGGTGCTGGCGGGCTTTTCCTTCGGCACCTCGGTGGCGGCCCAGTTGTATTCCGGCGTGGCCGAGCAGGCGGGGAAAACGCCCGATGCGCTCATGCTGATAGGCTCGGCGGTCGAGCGTTTCAAGTTTCGCGAGGTACGCATACCCGATGATACGTTCTTGATTCATGGCGAAGTCGATGAAGTCGTGCCTTTGTCGGAAGCCATGGATTTTGCACGCGTGCGCGGTTTGCCTGTCGTGGTGGTGCCCGACGCCACGCATTTTTTTCATGGCCGGCTGATTACACTGAAGCAATTGCTGCAGCAACGCCTGGCGATACTGTAA
- a CDS encoding DUF493 family protein: protein MHTIPPEESLIEYPSAFPIKVMGKAHPDFAQALTDVVLQFDPEFDPATIEMRPSSGGKYIGLTFTVHATSREQLDNLYRALHAHHMVSIVL from the coding sequence ATGCATACTATTCCTCCTGAAGAGTCCCTGATCGAATACCCAAGCGCCTTCCCCATCAAGGTCATGGGCAAGGCGCATCCGGATTTCGCCCAGGCTTTGACCGATGTGGTGTTGCAGTTCGATCCTGAATTCGATCCGGCCACGATAGAAATGCGGCCCAGTTCGGGCGGCAAGTACATAGGCCTGACTTTCACCGTGCATGCCACTTCGCGCGAGCAGCTGGACAATCTGTATCGTGCCTTGCATGCGCACCATATGGTATCGATTGTTTTATAG
- a CDS encoding D-alanyl-D-alanine carboxypeptidase family protein → MTHSAFIFSLRRSRYLVAGLALSLAPLLSLAQKAPAATPAPAASTAAGKAPVAAPAASTGAAGVLTPVGDLSSVPPPAITAKAWLTLDATSGQIIASSNPDEKIEPASLTKLMSAYVVFDAIDNKRLTLNQTVNISTKAWKTEGSRMFVKPNTQVSVDDLLQGLVVQSGNDATVALAEAVAGSESAFTALMNQEAAKMGMTDTHFANSTGLPDPTHLTTVRDLGILAKNLVRNHPQYLHYYSQKEFTYNKIKQMNRNRLLWTDPTVDGLKTGHTQSAGYCLVATAVRNGRRVVSVVVGATSDSARTENSLKLLNWTYQNFDTIKLFDTEHPAVKARVWEGQAETVGLGEMQPLWITVPRGKGPEVKPVAQYTQPLIAPLKKGTKVGTVSLSLDGKVLRQDSLLVLNDVPEASFFGRIYDKIRLMFQ, encoded by the coding sequence ATGACACATTCAGCTTTTATTTTCTCCCTGCGCCGCTCGCGTTATCTTGTCGCCGGGCTTGCACTGTCACTTGCTCCCCTCTTGTCCCTGGCCCAAAAGGCGCCCGCCGCCACACCCGCACCGGCGGCTTCGACCGCCGCGGGCAAAGCCCCGGTTGCGGCGCCTGCGGCCTCGACTGGCGCCGCGGGCGTGTTGACCCCGGTGGGCGACTTGTCGTCCGTTCCGCCTCCCGCCATTACGGCTAAAGCGTGGCTCACGCTCGATGCAACCAGCGGCCAGATCATCGCTTCGTCAAATCCCGACGAAAAGATCGAACCGGCCTCGCTGACCAAGCTGATGTCGGCCTACGTGGTGTTCGATGCCATCGACAACAAGCGCCTGACACTTAACCAAACGGTCAATATTTCCACGAAAGCCTGGAAAACCGAAGGTTCGCGCATGTTCGTCAAGCCCAATACGCAAGTATCGGTCGACGATCTGCTGCAGGGCCTGGTTGTGCAGTCGGGCAACGATGCCACGGTGGCCCTGGCCGAAGCCGTGGCCGGCAGCGAGTCGGCCTTTACCGCCCTGATGAACCAGGAAGCCGCCAAAATGGGCATGACCGATACCCATTTTGCCAATTCAACCGGCTTGCCCGACCCCACCCACCTGACCACGGTGCGCGATCTGGGCATCCTGGCCAAGAACCTGGTGCGCAATCATCCGCAATATTTGCACTACTACAGCCAGAAAGAATTCACCTATAACAAAATCAAGCAGATGAATCGCAATCGTCTGTTATGGACCGACCCGACGGTCGATGGCCTGAAAACCGGCCACACCCAGTCGGCCGGCTATTGCCTGGTGGCAACGGCTGTGCGCAATGGTCGCCGCGTGGTGTCGGTCGTGGTGGGCGCCACCAGCGATTCGGCACGCACGGAAAACAGCCTCAAGCTATTGAACTGGACCTATCAGAATTTCGATACCATCAAATTGTTCGATACCGAGCATCCCGCCGTGAAAGCCCGGGTATGGGAAGGCCAGGCCGAAACCGTGGGCCTGGGCGAAATGCAGCCGCTCTGGATTACCGTTCCGCGCGGCAAGGGCCCCGAGGTCAAGCCGGTAGCCCAGTACACGCAGCCCCTGATCGCGCCGCTTAAAAAAGGCACCAAGGTCGGAACCGTTTCCCTGTCTCTCGATGGCAAGGTGTTGCGCCAGGACTCCCTGCTGGTTCTCAACGATGTGCCCGAGGCAAGTTTCTTCGGCCGGATTTACGATAAAATACGCTTGATGTTTCAATAA
- a CDS encoding type III pantothenate kinase, with the protein MMLLIDAGNTRVKFGWIEPGSGRRETVALALHHAGLDQLSQWLQQLPMRPTAALGVNVAGAATAAAIESRLAPHACPVSWVASQSEALGIRNTYHQPGQLGPDRWVSMLALAQHAEGPRASSTSPAPLMLASFGTATTIDTLSPDLAFQGGLIFPGPALMRTSLAQGTANLPEADGDTAAYPAHTHQAIATGIAAAQAGAVLRQWLIGLDRYGNAPLLFSAGGGWPVVREETLRLLAAMQNRLGLPLAPIEWLATPVLDGLARLASRQ; encoded by the coding sequence ATGATGCTCCTGATCGACGCCGGCAACACGCGCGTCAAGTTCGGCTGGATCGAACCCGGCAGCGGCCGGCGCGAAACCGTCGCACTGGCCCTGCACCATGCCGGGCTGGATCAGCTGTCGCAATGGCTGCAACAACTTCCCATGCGCCCCACCGCGGCCCTGGGGGTCAACGTGGCCGGCGCGGCAACCGCCGCGGCCATCGAATCACGGCTCGCGCCGCATGCCTGCCCCGTCAGTTGGGTCGCCAGCCAGAGCGAAGCACTGGGAATACGCAACACCTACCATCAACCCGGCCAGCTCGGTCCCGACCGATGGGTATCCATGCTGGCCCTGGCCCAGCATGCGGAAGGCCCACGCGCAAGCTCTACCAGCCCCGCCCCCCTGATGCTGGCCAGTTTCGGCACCGCCACGACCATCGACACGCTCAGCCCCGACCTGGCTTTCCAGGGCGGGCTGATCTTTCCCGGCCCCGCCCTGATGCGCACCTCGCTCGCGCAGGGCACCGCCAATCTGCCCGAGGCGGACGGCGATACGGCCGCCTACCCGGCCCACACCCACCAGGCCATCGCAACCGGCATCGCCGCCGCCCAGGCAGGCGCCGTGTTGCGGCAATGGCTGATCGGGCTGGACCGCTACGGGAACGCCCCCCTGCTCTTCAGCGCCGGCGGAGGCTGGCCCGTGGTCAGGGAAGAAACCCTGCGCCTGCTGGCCGCCATGCAAAACCGCCTTGGCCTGCCCCTTGCGCCCATAGAATGGCTGGCCACCCCG